A genome region from Pristis pectinata isolate sPriPec2 chromosome 40, sPriPec2.1.pri, whole genome shotgun sequence includes the following:
- the LOC127587467 gene encoding uncharacterized protein LOC127587467, translated as MRLATLAFLLAQPALFGATPAAVQEESVLKLVEGEKAPGGSGALALITSPCPATTSSQPSSSQPSVPTTIMSTIQSSDQSTVMSTVLSSSSESSSTQSTSTQTTTIKLQALAHIVLSSSTHIAAGSPDAAVARDTDAPVSVDNGAEIVVINSNGTETESTVPIVLRVGDEIIIASSDTGANDTLMPILLGGDGDGAEIIITNSEESGNSSLTPIVLNKGDEIIVATSNGTKTESASSLVLGNGSEIKITGSENGNNSVILANGTEVITNHYSDTDALDDQVVTTESANAENMMVTTLNEIAENVVTNEKEDKDSGIVAEEHGTQVAVENKVEVTETSEPQTIVISLDSSSYSWARWSAWYCNCLNSSMSRIRGIMDKKTGITLHSSDYQPSNFQRKPCNYKVCDCSRQDKQCHLTNVTCLEANPYTCVLNDIAYQEVLDSKDYWRKLKKGVQALYHKIKTFLQRITKEET; from the coding sequence ATGCGCCTTGCGACCTTAGCCTTCCTGCTTGCCCAGCCGGCACTGTTCGGGGCCACGCCGGCTGCCGTGCAGGAGGAGTCGGTGCTGAAGCTGGTTGAAGGGGAGAAGGCCCCGGGTGGCAGTGGGGCCCTGGCGTTGATCACCTCGCCGTGCCCTGCAACCACCAGCTCCCAGCCCAGCAGCTCCCAGCCCAGTGTCCCCACGACTATTATGTCTACCATCCAGTCCAGTGACCAGTCAACAGTGATGTCCACGGTCCTAAGCAGCAGCAGTGAGTCTTCCAGTACCCAGTCAACCAGCACCCAGACCACAACTATTAAGCTGCAGGCCTTGGCCCACATAGTCCTCTCCAGCTCCACCCACATCGCAGCGGGAAGCCCAGATGCCGCAGTGGCCCGCGACACTGATGCCCCGGTGTCAGTGgacaatggtgctgagattgtgGTCATCAATTCGAATGGGACGGAAACAGAGAGCACAGTCCCTATTGTGCTAAGAGTGGGCGACGAGATCATCATTGCCAGCTCTGATACGGGGGCCAATGATACGTTGATGCCCATCTTGCTGGGCGGTGATGGTGATGGGGCTGAGATTATCATCACCAACTCAGAAGAGTCTGGAAACTCCAGTTTAACCCCCATTGTATTAAATAAGGGTGATGAAATCATTGTTGCTACCTCAAATGGAACCAAAACTGAGTCTGCTTCATCTCTCGTACTCGGCAATGGGTCTGAGATTAAGATTACTGGCTCTGAAAATGGTAACAACTCTGTCATTTTAGCTAATGGCACAGAGGTAATAACCAATCATTATTCAGACACTGATGCATTAGATGACCAGGTGGTCACTACTGAGAGTGCAAATGCTGAGAATATGATGGTTACGACCCTGAATGAAATTGCTGAAAACGTTGTCACCAATGAGAAGGAGGATAAGGACTCTGGCATTGTGGCTGAGGAGCATGGGACCCAAGTGGCAGTGGAAAATAAGGTAGAAGTCACTGAAACATCTGAGCCACAAACTATTGTGATCTCACTGGACAGCTCTTCCTACAGCTGGGCTAGATGGAgtgcttggtactgcaactgcctTAATAGCAGTATGTCCCGTATTCGCGGCATCATGGACAAAAAAACTGGCATCACTTTGCACTCCAGTGACTACCAGCCCAGCAACTTCCAAAGAAAACCATGCAATTACAAGGTGTGTGACTGCAGCAGACAGGACAAACAGTGCCATCTCACTAATGTCACCTGCTTGGAAGCAAACCCTTACACCTGTGTGCTGAATGACATTGCCTATCAGGAGGTTCTAGACTCCAAAGATTACTGGAGAAAGTTGAAGAAAGGGGTCCAGGCTCTCTACCACAAAATCAAGACTTTCCTACAGAGAATCACAAAGGAAGAGACTTAA
- the bnipl gene encoding bcl-2/adenovirus E1B 19 kDa-interacting protein 2-like protein isoform X4 gives MELREEWQDEEFPKPLPEDNDAVMEDDLNANADVNRPVPPNSLQLCGNKHKKRLLAPAISLNLESNEEVTRSEERTPDELEGDSCDINVDDLETPSDSESFELPENGNEFEWEDDLPRVYRSLSDTESFQGHVTDEETEDGKLWRVFHIGEQEYRVDMAVVDPYKAVISHGGCFGENLTAIIVFSSCYLPESSRPDYENVMENLFRYVIGTLELLVAENYIIVYLNGATTRNRVPSISWLKQCYQTIDRRLRKNLKSLIVVHPSWFIKVILAITRPFISTKFSRKVRFVSSLQELSKLIPMEHVHIPECIKELDEELNGNSET, from the exons ACCGCTTCCCGAAGACAACGATGCCGTGATGGAGGATGACCTAAATGCCAATGCAGATGTCAACAGACCTG TGCCACCAAACTCTCTACAACTTTGTGGGAACAAGCACAAGAAACGGCTCCTTGCACCAGCAATCAGTTTGAACCTGGAAAGTAATGAGGAAGTGACACGCTCTGAGGAGAGGACACCGGATGAGTTGGAGGGGGATTCCTGTGATATAAATGTAGATGACTTAGAAACTCCTTCAGATAGTGAATCCTTTGAATTGCCGGAGAATGGTAATGAATTTGAATGGGAAG ATGATTTGCCACGGGTGTATCGCTCATTATCTGACACGGAGAGCTTCCAGGGCCACGTGACAGATGAAGAGACGGAAGATGGCAAGTTGTGGAGGGTCTTCCATATTGGGGAGCAGGAGTATCGAGTGGATATGGCTGTCGTGGATCCATACAAGGCAGTCATTTCTCATGGAG GTTGCTTTGGCGAGAACCTAACAGCAATCATTGTGTTTTCCTCCTGCTATCTGCCTGAAAGTAGTCGACCTGACTATGAGAATGTAATGGAAAATCTCTTTAG GTATGTTATTGGAACTCTGGAATTGTTGGTGGCCGAAAATTATATTATTGTGTATCTAAATGGTGCCACAACACGTAACAGGGTGCCATCAATCAGCTGGCTGAAGCAGTGTTACCAGACTATTGACAGGAG GTTACGCAAGAACCTGAAATCTCTCATTGTTGTCCATCCATCCTGGTTCATTAAGGTGATATTAGCTATTACCCGGCCTTTTATAAG TACAAAGTTTAGTAGAAAAGTTCGGTTTGTCAGTAGCCTACAGGAACTTTCAAAGTTAATTCCCATGGAACATGTACATATCCCAGAATGCATTAAAGA GCTGGATGAAGAGTTAAATGGAAATTCAGAAACCTAG